Proteins encoded within one genomic window of Pedobacter africanus:
- a CDS encoding TonB-dependent receptor has protein sequence MQKKKTTPAPAILRPFTFNLLLLFCLCTSAFSQNFNQTVRGVITDQDSKQPIAGATVTIAGSNPLKAILSGKDGSFRFDHMPIGRITLYVSNLGYQKIILPNIVVNSGKETVLNINMQEAVAQLEGIVLTFDKNKGQPLNDMTLVSGRSVSPEQTNRYAGGFNDPSRILSNFAGVTSSQDGSNDIIVRGNSPKYMQWRLEGMQITNPNHFSDQSAVGGSISALNNNLLATSDFYTGAFSAEYGDVLSGVYDVKLRQGNNEKFESTFGLGALGTELTIEGPFKKGYKGSYLVNYRYSTISLLSDLGLVDGLNGTLNFQDAAFKVVLPTERAGLFSIFGLVGFSNFLFKDVSPALWQTPGNRFVPNKIAEDYNKGSHLANLGLNHTLTINKNSYINTGLSFSGEGIDDDVFENFKTDTSESNQLNFNGRLRRSAYRGEITYNNKLGPKLKLQAGSKYALLDYNFNQSMFKDSSNVRSTLVNFKENISTVRNFISFRYRFNEKLTTVFGVQNMNVLLFSRSTVEPRFSLNWELDKTSAISAGYGKHSTMESIHHYYAQVKLPDGSHTEPNKDLDLLKAHHFVLGYEKRFGKHMMVKLETYYQDLYNLPVANSKDNIFATINEGLDFHYLDLVNKGTGKNYGVELTVERFFNKNFYYLLNASVYNSTYKALDGIERNTRFNGNYLVNVLFGKDFPKLGKAKNKTLSFNSRAFFGGGKKIIPLLRGSDGNLAVDPASNRFYDYSKAYDKDIEDIYQITMSFSYKINKPRATHEIFLNIDNVTNSRAKLTEFYDPGEAGAVGHMKQMSVFPNLMYRVYF, from the coding sequence ATGCAAAAGAAAAAAACCACTCCTGCACCTGCCATTTTACGTCCTTTTACATTTAATCTGCTCCTTTTATTTTGCTTATGCACCTCGGCCTTCTCCCAAAATTTCAATCAAACTGTGAGGGGGGTAATTACTGATCAGGACAGTAAACAGCCTATAGCGGGCGCAACCGTAACCATAGCTGGCAGTAACCCTTTAAAAGCTATACTAAGCGGCAAAGACGGGAGCTTTAGGTTTGACCATATGCCAATTGGAAGAATTACCTTATACGTGTCAAACCTGGGGTACCAAAAAATCATACTTCCTAATATTGTGGTGAATTCGGGCAAGGAGACGGTATTAAATATAAACATGCAGGAAGCTGTTGCTCAGCTGGAAGGTATCGTTCTAACTTTCGATAAAAACAAAGGGCAACCCTTAAATGATATGACCCTGGTTAGCGGCCGCTCTGTTTCTCCGGAACAGACGAATAGATATGCAGGCGGTTTCAATGACCCCTCAAGGATCTTGTCTAATTTTGCCGGGGTTACCAGTTCTCAGGATGGCAGCAATGATATTATTGTGCGGGGGAACTCTCCTAAGTATATGCAATGGCGTTTAGAGGGTATGCAAATTACAAATCCCAATCATTTTTCTGATCAAAGTGCGGTAGGTGGTTCTATTAGTGCGCTAAATAATAACTTGCTGGCCACGTCAGACTTTTATACAGGTGCCTTTTCAGCAGAATATGGCGATGTTCTGTCTGGTGTGTATGATGTTAAATTAAGGCAGGGAAACAACGAAAAATTCGAGTCAACATTTGGTCTGGGTGCGTTAGGCACAGAGTTAACCATAGAAGGACCATTTAAAAAGGGCTATAAAGGTTCGTATTTAGTGAATTACCGCTATTCTACCATCTCGTTGTTAAGCGATCTTGGGCTGGTTGATGGTTTAAACGGGACATTAAATTTTCAGGACGCTGCTTTTAAAGTGGTATTGCCTACTGAGCGAGCTGGACTGTTTTCTATTTTTGGCCTGGTAGGTTTTAGCAATTTTTTGTTTAAAGATGTATCACCTGCCTTGTGGCAAACACCTGGAAACAGGTTTGTGCCCAACAAAATAGCTGAAGATTACAATAAGGGTTCGCACCTTGCGAATTTGGGCCTGAACCATACCTTGACGATAAATAAAAACAGCTATATCAATACCGGACTGTCTTTTTCGGGCGAGGGTATTGATGATGATGTTTTCGAGAATTTCAAAACCGATACTTCGGAAAGTAACCAGCTGAATTTTAATGGCAGATTGAGGAGATCGGCATACCGGGGCGAGATCACTTACAACAACAAACTGGGTCCAAAGCTTAAGCTGCAGGCGGGTTCTAAATATGCTTTGCTTGATTACAATTTTAATCAGAGTATGTTCAAAGATAGTTCGAACGTTAGGTCTACGTTGGTTAATTTCAAAGAAAACATCAGTACGGTTAGAAATTTCATCAGTTTCAGGTATAGATTTAATGAAAAGCTGACTACTGTATTTGGTGTGCAAAACATGAATGTTTTGCTGTTCAGCAGGAGTACGGTCGAACCAAGATTTTCGCTGAATTGGGAACTGGATAAGACCAGCGCTATAAGTGCCGGCTATGGCAAGCACAGCACAATGGAAAGTATTCATCATTATTATGCCCAGGTAAAATTACCAGACGGAAGTCATACAGAGCCCAATAAAGACCTTGATTTATTAAAAGCGCATCATTTTGTGCTGGGGTACGAGAAACGTTTCGGTAAGCATATGATGGTTAAGTTAGAGACCTATTATCAGGATCTTTACAACTTGCCTGTAGCAAATTCTAAGGATAATATATTTGCTACTATTAATGAGGGGCTCGATTTCCATTACCTGGATCTGGTAAACAAAGGAACCGGTAAAAACTATGGTGTAGAACTGACTGTTGAACGTTTCTTTAATAAGAATTTCTATTATCTTCTGAATGCCTCGGTATACAACTCGACCTACAAGGCGCTTGATGGGATTGAACGTAATACACGGTTCAATGGAAACTACCTTGTAAATGTTCTTTTTGGTAAGGATTTCCCAAAACTTGGCAAGGCAAAAAATAAGACGTTAAGCTTTAACAGCAGAGCTTTTTTTGGCGGAGGTAAAAAAATAATTCCGTTGTTGAGGGGTTCGGATGGGAACTTGGCAGTAGACCCTGCCAGTAATAGGTTTTATGATTATAGTAAGGCCTATGACAAGGATATTGAAGATATCTACCAAATTACAATGTCGTTTAGCTATAAGATAAATAAGCCAAGGGCAACTCACGAAATTTTTCTGAATATAGATAATGTGACAAATAGCAGGGCAAAACTTACGGAATTTTACGACCCGGGGGAAGCAGGCGCTGTTGGCCATATGAAACAGATGTCTGTGTTCCCTAATTTGATGTACAGGGTTTATTTTTAG